A part of Myxococcales bacterium genomic DNA contains:
- a CDS encoding UDP-N-acetylmuramoyl-L-alanyl-D-glutamate--2,6-diaminopimelate ligase, which yields MTTGLSLAELGRELRGSVDIVGDARVRVTGVHHDSRRVSAGDLFVARRGGSQDGTKFVDDALRRGAVAVLAERAPLAGLSVPQIIVGDERTAMAFAAEAVYGHPAFSLEIVGITGTNGKTTTSHLVRAAIDAAVGEPSCGIVGTLGHSFGDWSVPAAHTTPEADELSRVLLAMRERKAAHVVMEVSSIALELKRVEAIRFRVAAFTNLTQDHLDFHKSMDAYGAAKARLFLDFGPGGAVVNVDDPFGRALAERLQRPIRTSARDDFDAEVVPTFTSLDRHALKARFRTPSGKVDIESRLVGGHNLENIATALGIVCALELDVERAAMGLSAYAGVPGRLERCDAPGDDVTVLVDYAHTPDALVRALAATRTASEGRLFCVFGCGGDRDASKREPMGRAAALGADIVVVTSDNPRTEDPALIAAAAAAGARAEGLSDLAASELGVAARGLLVEVDRERAIDLAVLAAAPGDAILIAGKGHEDYQVVGHQKLPFDDRVVARAALGRRRGR from the coding sequence ATGACGACGGGACTGTCGCTCGCGGAGCTGGGCCGCGAACTCAGAGGGAGCGTCGACATCGTGGGCGACGCGCGCGTGCGCGTCACCGGAGTCCACCACGATTCGCGCCGCGTGAGCGCCGGTGACCTCTTCGTCGCGCGTCGTGGCGGGAGCCAGGACGGCACCAAGTTCGTGGACGACGCGCTGCGACGCGGCGCCGTGGCCGTCCTCGCGGAGAGGGCGCCGCTCGCGGGCCTCTCCGTTCCCCAGATCATCGTGGGCGACGAGCGGACCGCCATGGCCTTCGCGGCGGAAGCGGTCTACGGGCACCCCGCTTTCTCCCTCGAGATCGTCGGCATCACCGGCACCAACGGAAAGACCACCACGAGTCACCTCGTGCGCGCGGCCATCGACGCCGCCGTCGGTGAGCCTTCTTGCGGCATCGTCGGCACGCTCGGGCACAGCTTCGGCGATTGGTCCGTGCCCGCCGCGCACACGACGCCGGAGGCCGACGAGCTCTCTCGCGTCCTCCTCGCGATGCGCGAGCGCAAAGCGGCGCACGTGGTCATGGAGGTGTCGAGCATCGCCCTTGAGTTGAAGCGCGTGGAAGCCATCCGCTTTCGCGTCGCCGCCTTTACCAACCTCACGCAAGATCACCTCGACTTTCACAAGTCGATGGACGCGTACGGCGCTGCGAAGGCGAGGTTGTTTCTCGACTTCGGTCCCGGCGGGGCGGTCGTCAACGTCGACGACCCCTTCGGGCGAGCGCTGGCGGAGCGTCTCCAGCGCCCGATCCGGACGAGCGCGCGCGACGACTTCGACGCGGAGGTCGTCCCAACCTTCACGAGCCTCGACCGGCACGCGCTCAAGGCACGCTTCCGTACGCCTTCTGGCAAGGTCGACATCGAGTCGCGGCTCGTCGGCGGCCACAACCTCGAGAACATCGCGACGGCCCTCGGCATCGTCTGCGCCCTCGAGCTCGACGTCGAGCGCGCCGCGATGGGCCTCTCCGCGTACGCCGGCGTCCCCGGGCGGCTCGAGCGCTGCGACGCGCCCGGTGACGACGTCACCGTGCTCGTCGACTACGCGCACACGCCCGACGCGCTCGTGCGGGCCCTCGCCGCGACACGCACCGCGAGCGAAGGGCGCCTCTTCTGCGTGTTCGGCTGCGGCGGAGATCGCGATGCCTCGAAGCGCGAGCCGATGGGACGCGCCGCGGCGCTCGGCGCCGACATCGTTGTGGTCACGAGCGACAACCCGCGCACCGAAGATCCGGCGCTCATCGCGGCGGCGGCCGCCGCGGGCGCGCGCGCGGAGGGGCTGTCCGACCTCGCGGCGAGCGAGCTCGGCGTGGCCGCGCGTGGCCTCCTCGTCGAGGTCGATCGAGAGCGTGCCATCGACCTCGCCGTCCTAGCGGCGGCGCCGGGCGATGCGATCTTGATCGCGGGCAAAGGGCACGAAGACTACCAAGTGGTCGGGCACCAGAAACTTCCCTTCGACGATCGCGTCGTCGCGCGAGCCGCGCTTGGGCGCCGGCGGGGGCGCTAG
- a CDS encoding UDP-N-acetylmuramoyl-tripeptide--D-alanyl-D-alanine ligase — MATPIPQNRAPISSREATLATAGRLRGDANAQHHGLTTDSRAVVPGSIFVALRGEVHDGHQFLAAAEGAGATLLVVERGAAKLDELRVDVLEVDDTLCAWGDLAAFHLRRWRECDRAVRVVAVTGSVGKTTTKELCAALLRAAAGESAVVATAGNLNNRIGVPAMIFTLTEAHRFAVLECGMSLPGEMSELARIVRPDVAAVTLIGLAHAENLGGTREDVAREKGALLRGAATGATLIVSADDALSVAEAQAAAQLEAGRALRVFSRHAPSDLAVVERESLGFRGARLRLEWRGGRCVSVAFPLVGEGAAVDFACAALAVEAALGRPVTDEELSAAAAAVSSIPGRAAVAVRTDGAIVVDDTYNASPQSMDNALASLSETARADGRRAVCVLGEMRELGPQAAEAHDELGDAVARASVGLFIGCGGLMDRAVARAKEKGVPAVAAGSVEAAAALALREVTPRDVVLVKGSRSIGTERVVRALMGDAR; from the coding sequence GTGGCGACGCCGATCCCGCAGAATCGCGCGCCCATCTCGAGCCGCGAAGCGACGCTCGCAACTGCCGGTCGACTGCGCGGCGACGCGAACGCGCAGCATCACGGCCTCACCACCGACAGCCGCGCCGTGGTCCCCGGCTCGATCTTCGTGGCCCTTCGCGGCGAGGTCCACGACGGTCACCAGTTCCTCGCTGCGGCGGAGGGCGCCGGTGCGACGCTCCTCGTCGTCGAGCGGGGCGCTGCCAAGCTTGATGAGCTCCGCGTCGATGTCCTCGAGGTCGACGACACGCTGTGCGCCTGGGGCGACCTCGCCGCGTTTCATCTTCGGCGGTGGCGCGAATGCGATAGGGCGGTTCGCGTCGTTGCCGTCACCGGCAGCGTGGGCAAGACGACCACGAAGGAGCTGTGCGCGGCGCTGCTCCGGGCCGCCGCCGGCGAGAGCGCCGTTGTGGCTACCGCCGGCAACCTCAACAACCGCATCGGCGTGCCGGCCATGATCTTCACGCTGACCGAGGCGCATCGCTTCGCGGTGCTCGAATGCGGCATGAGCTTGCCGGGCGAGATGAGCGAGCTCGCGAGGATCGTCCGCCCCGACGTGGCCGCCGTCACGCTTATCGGGCTCGCACACGCCGAGAACCTGGGGGGTACCCGGGAGGACGTGGCCCGAGAGAAGGGCGCCCTCCTCCGCGGCGCTGCGACAGGCGCGACGCTCATCGTGAGCGCCGATGATGCGCTGTCGGTGGCGGAAGCCCAAGCGGCCGCTCAGTTGGAAGCGGGCCGCGCACTCCGCGTCTTCTCCCGGCACGCTCCGTCCGATCTCGCCGTCGTCGAGCGAGAGAGCCTCGGCTTCCGCGGCGCGCGGCTGCGGCTCGAATGGCGCGGCGGCCGGTGCGTTTCCGTCGCGTTTCCGCTCGTCGGCGAAGGCGCCGCTGTCGACTTCGCGTGCGCCGCGCTCGCGGTTGAGGCCGCCCTTGGGCGTCCCGTCACGGACGAAGAGCTGAGCGCTGCCGCCGCGGCGGTCTCTAGCATACCGGGCCGCGCCGCCGTGGCCGTACGAACCGATGGGGCCATTGTCGTCGATGACACGTACAATGCCAGCCCTCAGAGTATGGACAACGCCCTCGCTTCCTTGTCGGAGACCGCGCGCGCCGACGGTCGGCGCGCCGTCTGCGTCCTCGGTGAGATGCGCGAGCTTGGGCCCCAAGCAGCGGAAGCCCACGACGAGCTCGGTGACGCCGTTGCGCGCGCCAGCGTCGGTCTCTTCATCGGCTGCGGCGGGCTCATGGACCGCGCCGTCGCACGGGCGAAGGAGAAGGGCGTCCCCGCCGTGGCTGCCGGGAGCGTGGAGGCCGCGGCGGCCCTCGCGCTCCGCGAGGTGACGCCGCGCGACGTCGTTCTCGTCAAGGGCTCTCGCTCCATCGGCACGGAGCGCGTCGTTCGTGCGCTCATGGGAGACGCACGTTGA